TAGTGTTGTAGAAATCTTGAAAGACTTATAGCAAACATCCTTTTCACCAAAAGGTGAGcaataaagttttaaagacAAAAGATTCACTATTTTAAAGTACTTCaacaaataagtatttttttttgcttttattttaaacttagaTATATTATATGATTAATATGTATGCTATGACTTTGTCTTGATATTAATTGTAAGTTTGATATATACTTAGTATGTAtattaaaatctttatattttttgtttatactGATAACATGTTtatcatgaattatttttttacatatttatagttttaaacaTATAGaaactctaatttatttttagataatttttgtttagcatGCCTCtatgaaaataaactaaaaaatctaTGCTAATTCTTGAATTAGATGGAAAACCAATGCAATCGTGGATCCTACATTCCGATTTGTACGTATGGCTAGAATTTTACGACTTCATGCAGTAGCTACTGTCCTTAGCAAAACCCTTCGAGTTAGTAGTTAAATCATCAAAATGATGATTTCCAGCAAagcaaacaaatcttggaaatTAAAGATAGCTTTACCTGTGCTTGATGGTTGATTTGGTATAAATACTCCAATATTGTTGAATGCGTGAGCCATATATTGCCCTTGGTCCCTGGTATTGCATTTGCATTAGAGGAGGCACCTGAGCTTATTTTCTTGTATGTGCAGAGAAAACCATGGAAGAAAGGGCGCAGCAACAATACTAACCTCTCGACACCTTGATATTCTGAGATTCTTCTGCCATCCGGTACTTCTTCATAAATTGCAGCACCTGAGGTTCCATAGTTAGCAGTAACACCTCGCTGATTGTCTGAAGTTCGGCCCAATCTTGGATTGTTAGAGAACATTTTCCTCCTATAATATTaggcataaaaatattattagagtcAAGTTGCTTCAAACACAGTAATGCTGGAGATACTagaatttctttataaattcaataattataatacCATATTAATTGTGAAAGATCTATCctatcatgattttaaaaatttttccCTAATGAACATGAGTACACATCACTTAGTAagaaaattttgtaaaaaactCTATTACTCTTTCAAATAGTAAGGTCCCTTTTCCTATACTCaatttcctatatatatatatatatatatatatatatatatatatatatatattaatgtacTTCTAATTTTTACCTATATATAATTGCATACTCGCAAGTATATTACTATATACAAATCATTtaagcttatatatataaataataatcgaTAAGATTTAGAATTTgacaattatgcaaaaaaatcttttcaaaaattgataattatggaaaaaaatcttttataacCTATATACTAATTACTACTAAGAAGGGTTTGAtgtcatggaaaaaaaacatcatcttattttataaatttggatTAACTATTGGGACTCGTAGTTTATATCTTAAGTTGCAACTGTGAGTATATCCTAAATCAATTTTGAGCtttatttttgacaaatttTGGATGTCTGAGTATTTCTGACAAATTTAAATTGACTTgaaaatcttatttatttccgacaaatatattaagattaatgatcataataaaaataaaaaaacaagtgtaaaattaaaaacttttaaaaaattcattataataaaacacattaaaattaacagccatgataaaaatgaagaaacacATATGACATTAATGGttctaataaaaatagtttgagAAAATATGTTAAAGTTAATTGTGacgagaaaaatgaagaaacacaagtaaaattaatagtttcaacaaaaattattgttaaaacatattaaaattaatgatcacaacagaaataacaaaacatgtGTAACATTAAGgtttctaaataaattatacaaggaaacatgttaaaattgaCGATcacaacaggaaaaaaaataaaattaacagctttaataaaaatcattgtaagaaaattaaaattaattattataacaaaaacaaagaaacacatgtaaaattaataattataacaaaaatcattataagaaaatatgttAAGATTAgcaatcataacaaaaatgaagaaacacgtgtaaaattaatagtttaaacaaaaattattgttaaaatacattaaaattaacagtcacaacaaaaataaaaaaaaacgtgtAACATTAATGtttctaaaaacaattatacaaggaaacatgttaaaattgatgatcacaacaaaagaaaaaaaaacatgtaaaattaacagatttaattaaaaatcattgtaaggaaattaaaatttatgattataacaaaaacaaagaaacacgTGTAAAATTAACagtttcaataaaaatcattataagaaaacatgttaaaattaatgatcataaaaaaaaatgaagaaacatgTGTAAcggtttttaacaaaaaattttttgaaagaaaacaaattaaaactatcataacaaaataaagaaacacaTGTAAAATTAATGATTCTAACAAAAATGTCattagaaaacatattataattaatagttatAAGatcataattttgttaataCAATAACTTCTTACACCAACAcatgtaattaatattaatggttctaataaaaatagtatgagaaaatatattaaaattaacgatcacaagaaaaattaagaaacacgtgtaaaattaatagttttaacaaaaaattatttttaaaaaacacattgagaTTAATGGTCACggtagaaacaaaaaaacacgtgtaacattaatgtttcaaaaagtattctaacaaaaattattaaaaataacatattaaaattaacggtcacaataaaaatacaaaaacatgtgtaaaactaataatttaacaaaaaaatattttaagggaatgcattaaaattaatggtcataacaaaaaaaaatgtagaacTAATGATTCTAACAAAATTGTTATaacaaaacatgttaaaattaatcATCATATCATAAATGAAGAAACACCtgtaaaattaatgattttaacaaagattattgaaagaaaacacATTAGAATTAACtatcataacaaaaacaaagaaacatttGAAATTATCGATtctaacaaaaattattataagaaaacatGTTGAAATTAGTAGTtataacaaaaatgaagaaTAAGCTCATAGTTTTGTTAATACAACAATTGCTTACACGGGCTTCAAACTAAGCTTATAGAAAATGTTTGGGAGTGAATCttattttcagataaaattCATTCATTCCATGATTATCTTCCTTTCATAGTCTTGGGTGAAATCATTGTGAGATTCGGACACTAACCAAATTGGAAAGCACAAATATGAACTAAATCGATCTAATGATGAACCACATGCATGCGAATGGATCCATCACAAGCCAAACATATCATGTCCATGTGATATTATGCAAGTCCAAATTAATGCATAGGCAAATATATCATAAACTACATGCAAAAAGACCATTTACTATATGCTATGTAGATGCAATTAAATTTTCCTCTAGTTTCGTTATGTGTtcttttattctaattaaaatcCATTGTGTAGTTATGCATAATGATGTTTTGAGACATAATTAATTGTAAAACTTtacatttaatttcttttttgatgaaagaaaaagatgtaATATATTTACCTCTTGCTTGAGAGGAGTTTTCGTCCAAATTCCCTTTGGTGCCTACAcagaaattaatcaaatatcacATATAAATTGTTAGATCatataacatgattaaaatattGGAAATCAAATCATACCTTTTGAAATTTGAGAGATGTATAAGAAAAGGGTCCTTAACAATGAAGGTGATATAGATTTAATCgagaataaatagaaaattctGAAAACAACACAAGAAGGTGAAgcaaattataaatcaatttgCTTCTCTATACCAAGATCACAGAAACTTGCATGCAACTCtctatcttcttctctttctccctCTCCCCCGTTTCCCCTTCTCCAGGCAGTTCATACTCAGccacttcaattttcttttatttattttgtttggttgtttCTGTCTTTGGAAAGTAAATGAATTTActgacaaaaatattaaaaaaaactgccaAATAGTGGCAACATTTGTAACACAAACCTAGAGGTATCTTTGCTTTTCGGcctctgacttttttttttttttttctgttggcAATATCTAAGCAAAGGGGGCAATAATAAATGCAGGAGGATTGTATTttccatatttgtttttctatattcAATTCCTTAGACTTGATTTTCCCTTGTAAAGAAGGATGGATGAAGGTAGAGACCAACCGTGATTTCTCTGTTACTTCCAtgttatttccttttatttacaCTCACCTCTTAGTACTCGTGTTTTTAGAGTGCAATCCTATCCTAGTTtctactctcttttttcttctaattaagcttaaacaacatttaatttattctcaAAGCAAACGAAAATTAATAACACTTCGGGAAAACTTAGAATTATATATAGTGTAAATTGTATTTGTGATggcattaatttaaaataataagagttttATATAATCGTCTATATATGAATGCAAAAGGTGGTTCTTTTATCTATGATATTGAACCCCTCACATTATATATAGTCGAACAAAATAACCTTATATTAACACATAGAAAATTATACAGATTTAGttaaagatattattaaatagtatgtctttatattattaaagaatATGTCTCTGCTAGATATAACTGAAGATTCTAGATAGTCAAATAaagatttgttttaaatatattatgtaGATAGTctagcaaattattttttgaattagtaTGGTAGAACTATGTTTTAGGAGATATCTAGTTAAGACTACCATAGTAACAATATGAAACCATGATTTTCTATCTAAGGCATATTTCTATGGGGCGGGCTTGCTTCATCGGCCCTATTCAGTAAATTAGgctctaaaattattatttgagtcaattttgttattattttttaatttttatggatttcttatttaatttagattttatattatttttcttttcatttaagaatttcaattttattacatAGTAAAAGTCAATTTctgatctatttaaaaaattataaatctagtaaataaatttaaaatttagtgaAATAGTCCTCGCATTGCTAGAGTTGGTGACTGGAAGTAAATGATACTTTTTGCAAAATCACTAGAGTTTTTCATGCAAGTGACGAAATAGTTAAATTGTGCTTCAAGCCTGGCTTTTATTACTGAATGCGTATTCTGCAGACAAAAGGGACCAAAATGGAGACTTGTGAATTATGGGAGGCTCAAAAGGAAACTTGAACATGGACCAAAATCCAGTTCGCTATTTCTTGCTAAGGGAACTAGGAGTaagcaaaaaaaactaaaaagccgattaaactgagaaaattaaaaaaaaaaatagatgattaaaccgattaaaattttgaaaaaacctgtcagttcggttcggtttcagttttataagcaaaaaatcgaaccaaaccgaaactgaaaaaactggaaaaaaaactgagccaaaactgagccaaaccgaaagaaatttggtttgattatttttttttgataaaaaccgaaccaaaccgaaaataatatatatatatatatatatatatatatatatatatatataaaatcgaAGCTTATGATATGagcttttaattagtttaagtaaaaataaattacaataaatatattCTAAGACATCataattcaaagtttttcactaaaaattttcttatattttctctttttttcaaattgatatcaattttttaattatatttttatctatatgtGTGTTGATTTTCTAATACatggaaaaatattattgattaaaattaacacGTAAGCAAGCCATGTGTCTTAATTAATGGTAGAAACGTTTAGAATTACACATGTTTTACTATTACATAttgatgatttatattttattatatagcacacaaataaaaaatcaaccaattTAATAGAAATTGAATACCTACAGAAAATAACCATATCTTAATTCAATTGCTTTTAGACACTAgaaaaaattggaaaatattaatgtatagtattttttaaaagtttttttacttgaaaataaattaaaatatttttttatttttgacatcaaacattaaaattattgaaaaatattaaaaaaacactaatttaatatatatttttaagataaatactCACTCTATTTGTATCACTGCACTGGCCAAAAGGTCCAAAACCCCAGACCTAAAGTCTGGTAGGGCAGAGAATACCATACAACCTGAaactttttttggctttttatcAGAGGAAAGTCgaaatgagaataaaatcaagtttcatttaCATACAAAGACCAGAAgcatgggggggggggggggggggggggtggggttGGGGGCGCTaatcttttgttttaaatatttatactgGAACAGAGTTCTCCACAGGAGTGGACAAGTACGAATCTGAAAGGAGAGTTTTTGAGCCTAGAGACTGGAGAGCTCTAGTGACTTCAAGCATTGATGGTCGTTTCTCCGGTAGCACAGAAGTGCAATAGATGGCAATATCTAGGGCTGCTAGCATCTCTTGTTGGGAAGAGTTTGATATCTTAGAGTCGAGAACTTGGACTGCTCCATTAGCGATGTTGATTTTCCTTCGCACCCACTTCACAATGTCAACTGATTCTGCTTGATCAGCTTGTCGGCCTGCTATCAGCTCTAGTAGCACCACACCAAAGCTGTAAACATCCATTTGCTCGGTTGCTTTCTTCGTGTATCCACATTCTGCAATCAATGAATGGTGAGAGAACGATTCGAAGAACACTGGCAATGTGATTCTGTGATGCGGAGTTATAAACTCCGAAAGAACAATCTGATTTCTGTAAATACAAAATACATACTATGAGTGAAAGAATCATACCAGGAGCATTGTAGCAAGAGTATGCAGATTCTGAAGCAATTGTTGTTTGAAATGCAGCTTCTCCCACAATTCGGTCGAGAGCAAAATCCGTGAGCTTTGGTTCAAAATCCGCATCCAGAAGGATATTCGTGGACTTAACATTTCTGTGAAGTAAATGTGGGACATAATGTTTGTGAAGGTATGCCAATCCTTGAGCCACCCCAATGGCAATCTTCAACCTATCACTCCATTGCAACAGAAAGTCTGCTCTGCTAATTAAATCCCCTAAGCTCCCCTTTTGCAAGTACTCATAGATTAGAAAGATTGATTCCTCTGAATGACAAAATCCAAGAACTTTAATGATGTTCTTATGCCTGATCTTGGCTAATGTCTTGACCTCAGCCTTTAATGCTTTTGAAGATTGGTTCCCGATATTGACTAGCTTTTTTACAGCAACCAGTTCACCACTTGGTAAACTTAAAATGTACACTCTACCAAAAGCTCCACCACTTCCAACAGCACTTTTCTCATCCATCCCAACGACTAAATCATGCTCTGTGACTCTGAGAGGGTAGAAAAACACCGAATGCCAACCACCCATTTCAGATTTCCATTTAGTGGATCGATGGAACACGAAAAACCCAGCAGCAACAAGCAAAATTCCCAAGCCAAATGCTATAGATAAAAGGGCACATGCTAATGCACTAAGACCAACAGGATTATGATGTCTTGGCAGATCAACCGAACAAGAATTGGGCAATCCTGGGCCACAAAGGCCAGGATTTCCTTCCAAGAATGAAGCAGGGAGTCCAGAGACTAGATCAGGAGGGACTTCTCCGGATAGTTGATTAAAGGATACATTGAAGAGTGCAAGCTTCAAATTTTGAAGCCCTTGAGGGATTGAACCGGTGAGATTGTTATCAGAAAGATCAAGGTAAGTCAGCACTGGTAAATCGGCAAGGGATGGAGGGATTTCCCCGCTAAGACTATTGTCTGCCAAAGACAAGGAGACCAGTTTCCtgcactttttcatctttggaaTTTGGCCAGAAAGAGAATTGTGGGATAGGTTTATGATACTCATAACAGGAGAATCACAAAAATTTGGAGGTAATTCACCATAGAGACCATTAAGAGATGCAGAGAATCTATACAAGCTCTTAACCAAACCAAGACCATGGGGGATTTTTCCTGTGAAGCTGTTGTTATCTATCTGTACTTGCTCCAATTGAGTTGCCATTGACATTGAATCTGGTATTGCACCAGAAAATCTGTTATTTTCAGCTCTAACGAGCTTTATTTTGCTTAGTGACAACAACCCAGCTGGGAAATCACCAGAAAACTCGttgttttgaacttgaaaccTCTCAAGATTAGAGCATTCACCAATGGAGTTTGGTACCGAACCATTGAAGAAATTAGTGTGGAGACCAAGGTTTTTAAGGCCTGGTGCACTGCATATATCATTTGGAAATGACCCTGAAAGCTTGTTTTGAGAAACATCAAAAGACACTAAGTTCTTAAGAGAAGACACTAGTGTTTGAGGAATCATACCACTTAGATTGTTCTGCGAGAGGTCCAAAATGGTTAAACTTTGCAAACCCACAAAAGAATCAGGAATTTGACCATAAAAACCAGAACTTTGCAACAAAAGCTGCTCAAGCTTCCCAAGTTTCCCAATCTCACTAGGAACATCACTCATCAAGTACACATTCTGAGACAGATCAAGAACAACAAGCTCAGTGAGATTCACAAATACAGAAGGAACACTACCTGAAAGCAAGTTGCTTCCCAAGTTGAGTACTTGCAACTTCTCCAATAAGCCAAAGCTTTCTGGAATCCTTCCCTCAATATGGTTCTTGCTAAGATCAAAAACTCTCAAAGAATGAAACTGGGAAATCTGATCTGGGATAGGACCCCAAATGAGATTGTTACTAAGATTCAAACTCTCCAAAGAACTACATTGAGAAAGGTGTAAAGGTATAGGCTGGTTAAAAAAATTGTCAGCAAGATTGAGAAGAGCCAAATTGGTTAGCTCACAAATTGAAGAAGAGATTTCACCAGaaagattcaaactttgaaGGTTGAGAGAAGTTAGAGTGAGTGGAGGTGAAGTAGTGCAGGTGATTCCAGTCCAGTTACAGTAATGGACAGTTGAGTTGCTGGACCAGCTTGAAAGAGTGTTCTTTGGGTCTTGAATGGAGCCTTTGAAAGAAAGGAGGGCATCTGCTTCAGTTGAAGAAGCTGAACTAAACATGAAGAATGTGAGGCCAAGGCAGAGAACAAAAGTGCATGTGCAGGTGGTGGCCATTGGAGGAGACTCAGAGAAAGCTCGGTTGTGTTCTTTTCAATGTTATCTATTTATCGGTTAAGTAAATGGATTGCCAGATGTTGATGGGTTAGGAAGGGAAGGGTATATATACATGTACAAAGAAGTCATTGTaagtgtaaattttttttattttttttttgggttaaagtAAGAACAAACAGTGATTCAGATTTTAAAGGATATTAAACAGAGAGGTTTCTGCAGTTAacctttttagggttttaggtaggatttgctttaaattaaattaaaactgtTCGTTCGTCAGTATTTTTGGAACGGGTTTTTTCCACCAAAACAAATCTCTTTCTGCGTGGTCAAACCAATGTGTTAGTTCGATGTCTAACACTCCtactttttaatggttttttgaattcaagttttaaaatcatattttattttcgtAAATGTATTAAATATACCAAGTTAATATAAAACCTATCTGTAAGatggtttgaaaaataaataatttataattagattgATCCATagttaacaatatttttttattagttttttaaatttagattttaaaattataatttattttttaaaatgcattaaaTGTACTAAGTTGagataagatttaattttaaagtcatttgagaaaagaaataatcttgattaatataaattgggtttcattttatgtttatatatatatacacatacttATAAACCATATTATTGAATGTTTGTTGGAGAGTTTTAAAGGATGTTCTTAGTAATGCTTGTGGTGCCACAATTGTCAGTTGGATTATAAATCTGTGAGATTTTGAGTTTCTCATCCTAGGTCATCTCATGGCTGATCTTGAAGGGATAGTCTTGACTTGTAATAATGTTGACGATGTTCGACACTTGGTGGCTCTCAAGCTGgataaaatcaagtttcttatataattatattatttattataaaataaaagtaaaatctgGATGAAATGATTAtcaaacatgaataaaaaaaacttaattaaaagataaaattaattaatataaaaattaattgcgaagcaaaattgaataaacaagaattttttatcttatcccTTGTtagaaataacatgaaaaaaaacaaaataacaacgttaagaagaagaagaagaataaactgATAGAGAAATTTTGGTGTAGGGTCATGGTCTAGTTACAGTTTTGCATGGATTTTGACGGGTTTTTTTTCTGATACACCAGAAAGATCACCCGGTCTTATCGCTGAATTAACGAGGTCATGTCATGGAGATGGAGCTGtccaattaatttgttttcttcaaatgCTGAAGAAGATCTAtctgaatttcttttatttttattcaaaattttcagTATCCATGAGGGCCATCTTTGACTGGCAGAGAATCTAATCAAAGATCGGTCCCTGCAGCACAGGCGAATACGTGACGATTGATGAAGTTAGGATGGTTCTCTAAATctctaaaaaatttatcaacttTCCTGCAAGTACTTCAAGCATCTTCCTTCTTCACATGATGAACAGTGAAAACATTGGGATCTTTCGATGCAttccaaaatttttatttttagtttcttctGATCAAACTTATCACGTAACTGTGCGTAGGGGCCGGAAACGAGACAAACTCTTAAATTTGAGTCCTTGTCCTTGTcacttaacctttttttatattatttcttggAGAGTCGATAGgattcttggtttttttaaaaaaaaaatgggactGGGCTATATTAAATCAAAGGAAGACTTGTTTTTTCTGCTAATTCATTGTTAAGTGACTATCACTGGATGCTTTATAATTAGATAATTGTAATTAAGTGAGTTTGCTCTCAACATTTTCATCTCGAGTACAAATCCAATTGAGAGGATACatgaaagagatttttttataaaaatatatgggtTCAATAATTATGTAATGGCATGACTCAGTCAATAATCCTAAGATATTTTGACCATCGATGGCtaattatttaaactaaaaCTAGCATTCAATGGCATGACTTTCACATAGCCATcatgattttgttgtttttttttcctcaaaccACAGGTAAGGGTTTGTTCAATGTTATGAAACTCGAAACGGTTAAATGAGTCAATCAAGAATCTAGTTAATCTTAAATTTAATCTGGGTtaggttttataaaaaataaaaagggttaATCAACTGGCTCATGGTTGATTTAGTTAAaacccattgatttttttttatttcttttacaaacaatgctgtttatatatatatatatatatatatatatatatatatatatatatatatatatatatataattgaatcgAATGAATAGGGATTTTTGAGAGAAATAAAGAGCAGCTTCAGTGGAGATCAGAATTGACCAATGGGGAGGTTTTGAGTGAAGCTTGGCTGTAGTCCATTGCTAGCAAAGAGGCTAGTACATCACTGCAGAGTAAAAATACAGTGCTGAAAAACTGAAACAGGTTTACTGCTTACTTTATGGTTGACCTTTTTGGGGAAAGTTTTGACTTTTTAACTGTGAAAGTGTAAAGATGGATGACAAACACCATAATTGCATCCTGTGACGGAAGATCTGCTCAAAAATTTCA
The Populus nigra chromosome 3, ddPopNigr1.1, whole genome shotgun sequence genome window above contains:
- the LOC133688353 gene encoding probably inactive leucine-rich repeat receptor-like protein kinase At5g06940, encoding MATTCTCTFVLCLGLTFFMFSSASSTEADALLSFKGSIQDPKNTLSSWSSNSTVHYCNWTGITCTTSPPLTLTSLNLQSLNLSGEISSSICELTNLALLNLADNFFNQPIPLHLSQCSSLESLNLSNNLIWGPIPDQISQFHSLRVFDLSKNHIEGRIPESFGLLEKLQVLNLGSNLLSGSVPSVFVNLTELVVLDLSQNVYLMSDVPSEIGKLGKLEQLLLQSSGFYGQIPDSFVGLQSLTILDLSQNNLSGMIPQTLVSSLKNLVSFDVSQNKLSGSFPNDICSAPGLKNLGLHTNFFNGSVPNSIGECSNLERFQVQNNEFSGDFPAGLLSLSKIKLVRAENNRFSGAIPDSMSMATQLEQVQIDNNSFTGKIPHGLGLVKSLYRFSASLNGLYGELPPNFCDSPVMSIINLSHNSLSGQIPKMKKCRKLVSLSLADNSLSGEIPPSLADLPVLTYLDLSDNNLTGSIPQGLQNLKLALFNVSFNQLSGEVPPDLVSGLPASFLEGNPGLCGPGLPNSCSVDLPRHHNPVGLSALACALLSIAFGLGILLVAAGFFVFHRSTKWKSEMGGWHSVFFYPLRVTEHDLVVGMDEKSAVGSGGAFGRVYILSLPSGELVAVKKLVNIGNQSSKALKAEVKTLAKIRHKNIIKVLGFCHSEESIFLIYEYLQKGSLGDLISRADFLLQWSDRLKIAIGVAQGLAYLHKHYVPHLLHRNVKSTNILLDADFEPKLTDFALDRIVGEAAFQTTIASESAYSCYNAPECGYTKKATEQMDVYSFGVVLLELIAGRQADQAESVDIVKWVRRKINIANGAVQVLDSKISNSSQQEMLAALDIAIYCTSVLPEKRPSMLEVTRALQSLGSKTLLSDSYLSTPVENSVPV